One window from the genome of Crassostrea angulata isolate pt1a10 chromosome 2, ASM2561291v2, whole genome shotgun sequence encodes:
- the LOC128170784 gene encoding uncharacterized protein LOC128170784, whose amino-acid sequence MYIQRCKMMMKLFLLYIVVINMVITTAAVTTNNRILLSSVLVGTALAASVSESYDFSYTELALLTTAVLVINFPRNQPVQDSCTAPGYTADPLFGCYRLVKGGNTLVTKTEAIQGCASDGGRLQLINSEAEAKALTALIQNEGIVPPGTFIQGSRASISSPWVGDDGNPLPYLPSTVENGNIPIANLLWFRSDSPTAFSYVAADNTVTLTSYVCEI is encoded by the exons ATGTATATACAGCGCTGTAAAATGATGATGAAATTGTTCCTGTTATACATCGTTGTAATCAACATGGTGATAACAACTGCCGCAGTGACAACAAACAACCGTATACTGCTGAGCAGTGTGTTGGTGGGGACTGCTCTGGCCGCCTCAGTGT CTGAAAGTTACGACTTCAGTTACACTGAACTTGCCCTGCTGACGACCGCTGTCCTTGTTATCAACTTCCCCAGAAATCAGCCAGTGCAAG ACTCGTGTACGGCTCCGGGGTACACGGCGGATCCATTGTTTGGGTGTTATCGCTTGGTAAAGGGCGGCAATACTTTAGTTACGAAGACCGAGGCGATACAAGGGTGTGCCAGTGATGGGGGGAGACTGCAGCTGATCAACTCTGAAGCAGAGGCAAAAGCGCTCACTGCACTTATCC AGAATGAGGGCATAGTTCCACCTGGGACATTCATACAAGGCTCCAGAGCAAGTATATCCTCGCCTTGGGTCGGAGATGATGGCAACCCACTACCTTACCTGCCTTCAACTGTCGAAAATGGAAATATTCCCATTGCTAATTTGCTTTGGTTTAGATCAGATTCACCAACTGCCTTTAGTTATGTTGCAGCCGACAACACTGTAACACTTACTTCATATGTGTGtgaaatttaa